From Cryptococcus neoformans var. grubii H99 chromosome 6, complete sequence:
CTGTCGGGACAAAAAGATATGACTCGACATCCAGTGGCGAACGGGAGATACAGCGTACAATGTTGGAGCTGTTAAATCAGCTGGACGGTTTTGACACGCGGGGTGATGTCAAAGTTATAATGGCAACCAACAAGGTGAGTCATCTTCGCTTACAAGATTTTAACTTGCGTTGACTAGTTTTTAGATTGAAAATCTCGACCCTGCGCTGATTCGTCCGGGTCGAATAGACAGGAAAATTGGCAAGTTTGCCCATATCGATAGCTTACCTCGTGCTGACTTAGATTTTCATCAGAATTCCCTCTTCCTGATACAAAGACTAAGAGACACATCTTTAAATTACACACATCGCGAATGTCTTTGGCAGATGATGTGGACATCGAGGAATTAGTCATGACCAAGGATGAATTATCTGGAGCAGACATCAAAGCCGTTTGCAGTGAGTGTTTCATGTCATGGTCATCGCTGACAATTAGCCGAGGCGGGTTTGCTGGCATTGAGGGAAAGGCGAATGAGAGTTACGCGTGCCGTAGGTTCTTGTTTAGATATAAGACatctgttgctgttgctgattTTCGGGGGATATCAGGATTTCACCACAGCACGAGAGAAAGTCCTGTATGGAAAAGACGAGAATACTGTAAGTCTATCTACCTTTAACGCCGCTGACGCTGTAGCCCGCAGGCCTATATCTCTAAGCATACGGCGACTGGAGATTTTGGCTTATGTGGTAGACTGTATGCAATTCGATCGAGCTGTCAATCCTTGGTGATGATCATGAAAAAAACACAAGGACTTAacatctcctctctttcgcGATGACACTTATGCCATTAGCCTATATAGTACGATACATGAGCATTGTGGTGCCATAGATATGCCATTGTATAACAACTAACGAAATGCTATGTCAGCGCTAACCGTTGCATGTCGTATGCCTGCGAACGATCGTCGCCTAACCCCAGTTATGGTTAAAAATGCGTAGAAAGATAAAAAGCTGTTGAATGGTCATGATTGGCCGAAAACTCAAAGAGTAGGGAGGCTCTTCAGTCATGGGTGCCTGTTCTGCAGCATCATAAGGTTGTGGTAGTGATCGCGGAAGTAACTCAAACAATACACGCATGACGATGTTGCAGGAACATGCATTATGCTGCTGCAGCTGCTGCAGTATCATACAGAGCAGAGGAAAAGCAATGACGTTCACACTTTCACCCCAACGGGTCGTCGTGGCTCCTGGTCGTGCTCATCCGTCACCACGTACTGACCGGATTTAATACAAGTACTTCTCGCTATATATCGACTGGACACCGAATAGCTACGTACACACTGCTGAATGTCTACTTATAACTCGTGCGTTCTTATCAATCATTCATGCTTGAGCTCAATCCTTACATCTTATTACACCCATTTTCAGCGCCTAATCATAACTTCCTGCTGTATACATTTGTAGACCGACGAAACACAACAAGTCTTTTCTTTTAGCACGACGATGTTTGGCAACAACAACTCTCGATCACAATCCTCCACGGCTACCCGAAGGTATGCGTTCTAGACAGACAAAAACACGTCCCCCTGACCTTGCTTCCTTCAAGACTGATGAAGGAGTATCGCGACTTAACCGCCGATCCTCTACAAGATACAATCACCGCCGGTCCAGTGTCGGAAGATAACATGCTAGAATGGGAAGCTTTGATCCAAGGTCCGGAGGGCACTCCTTATGTCAGTAGTATACTCAAGCATCGAGGGACGGTCATATTAATCAGCTCGCGATACAGGAAGGGGGGGTCTTTGCGGCAAAACTTGTCTTCGTCagttttttttccttttttcttttggctTTTCTATTACATTTGGATTTCAGTGTCTGACAGGTAAAATCAATAGCCATCTGATTATCCCCTTAATCCTTTCACTATGACTTTCGACCCTCCACTCCTGCATCCCAATAGTCAGTTAGCTTCTCTCTCACAGTTCAACTCGGCAGCTCATGTGATACAGTCTACCCCAATGGCCTTGTTTGTATTTCaattctccatcctccgGGAGACGATCCTATGCAGTATGAGTCTGCTTCCGAACGGTGGTCCCCCGTACAAGGAGTGAGAAGCGTACTTCTCAGTGTTCTGAGTATGCTAGCTGAGCCTAATATTGAAAGTGGTGCAGACATAGAGGTACGTGGTTGCACTGGTCATCATGTTCAAAAACTCATGAAAGCAGTGCTGCAAACTTTACAGGGACAATAAGCCCGAATTTGAAAGACGAGTGCGAGAGCAAGTAAAGAATCTTCTGGGTATATAGAATATATCACACCTAACCAACCGATGTAACAAACTAGTCCCCTGAGCACTAGACTAGATCAATCCGTCTCCTGATGATACCCAGCTCTGCGCATTTCACCCAACCTTCTTCTAGCCGCGCCTagctccttctccagcttcaATATTTCTACTTGTTGCTCCATTTCGCGCACTTTAAATTCATGTGAAGGCATAGACTTGTAGTCAACGACTTCATCATCGCTCTGCTTGTTAGAGATGAGTTTAACCTGTTTCACAAGAGCTTTACAGGCATCCGTGACGGCTTTTGCAGCAAGCTCTAGAAGCTGTTGGCTTTTGGACATGAGTGAAGCCTTGACTCGCGATGCGGCGACAAGCTGAGCAGTGGCCGCCGAAACTTCGTTTGAAGCCACAATGAGCTGCTCAAGGGAGTGAGTCCCCGAAATGACACCATCGGCGCTTTCAATAAGTAAACCAGTGGCATACGCCACGGCTTTGGCAGCGGAGATAAGTCCTTCAGTCCAGCGATTGTTTCTCTTGTAAAACTGCTGAGTGGTGCTAGTCCCTTTACCCTCTTTGACTATCTCTTCCTGGCTCTCGGTGGCAGCCTGAATGAGCCGACCAATGGCATTGGTGATGGCAAGAGTGGCTTGCAATATCGCATCGTGCACTTGAATGTCAAGAGAATCATACTTGCTGACATTCTTTGGTCGAGCCATGAGCACCTGAATACGCTGAGTGGCTTCTTCAATTGCCTTGGCAGCGTTCTGCATCTCTTGAGTGACGATGTCACCAATGTCACCATTGGCTTGGGTCAAGGTAGTCTTGGCCTTGGGAACAAACTTTTCGACCGTATCGGACAGTTTCGATAGCGCGCTTCGGGTTTCGGCATTGTTCCTCAGAGCCGCCTCCTCGTTTTTCCCGCCAGCCAGTAATCGGAATGATTGcaagttgaggaagaatcTGTATCCCGCATCACCTGCATCCTTTGCTACCTTAACCAGCTTTTCCGAAGAATCGTCGGTTTCGGCGAATCGAGTGATACCCTTAGAGCTAACAAGGGTTTCGCAAAGGGCCTGACAAAATTCATTTGCCGTTTTGATGACGTCGACTTGTCCTCCGCCGCTCTTTTTGGACAGATATAGATTGAACGTCGAAGCAAATTCGGTCGCGTTGGTCATAGCTTTTTCAATCATTGACAGTGTATATTCGGGAGTGGCAGTAGTATTCCCAGTTTGCATAGGTGCTTCAAGCTCGTAAATGGCGTCGTCGACTTTTTGCATGCAAGCTTGGAGGATAGAGTCGATGATGACGTTGAGTTCTTTCCGATGGTCAAGAATGAGAGTATCGATTTGAGCGTCGAGGGCTTGGTTCGTCTCGCCTTGGGTCTGTGAAGCAGCATACATCAGTCGCGAGCTTTTGAGAATGGGATTTACTTACAAGCTTGAGGTCACCAAGCTGCTTAAGAGTAGAGTCCATGCCTTCTTGCATGATTGCGAGTTCCTGTTCCTTTTCGTCCATGACATGTTGAACCTCAGCCTGTTTCTCGTCAAGTTTCCTAAGTAGATCGTCGATCTGCAATTGCTTGGCCTGCCGGACGAAGTTAGTGAGTCGTATTGGAAAAGACGCAATGAAAAGCTCCTAATACGACTTACCCGCAGAGAGTCCTCAAGTTCTGTGAGCTGTCTGTTGTATCTGGACATGACGTCGGACACTTCAGAGCTTTTGTGTCGAGATGCGTCCTCAGCACGCTCGTTAGCGAAAGCTAAATCGCGCTTGATGCGATCAGTTTCCTCCCGATGGCTCTAAGGAGATCATCAGCTTTTTGCATGTATAAATAGGCGTTGAAAATCGAATACGAAAAAATGGTTATTACTCACAGACTTGAGGCGGTCAAGGTCATACCTCGCCCTATCCCTTTCCCTAATCATGTCTGCCAACTCCAGATTTTTCGCCTTTacatctctttccattctctccatcttATCGACAGCTTCCTGTGCAGAGTTGGCCTTGAGTTGGAAACCTTTGGTCTTGTTTAGGAGATCGAGGTGTTCCGTGCGCAACTGCGAATAAAGTTTGGCCAATGCTTCGTATTTATTTTTCCAGGTCTCAATCTGCTGCTGAAGCTGAGCGATAAGCTCGTCTTTGGCAGACATTTGGGCACCAATATTGACACCAATGGAACCGAGTTCTTGCTCCAAAGCTTTTACACGCCGGTCATACTGCTCTAGTAACATCTGGTCACGTTCGTACTGTCCGCGCATGGCAAGCATTTCTTGCTGGAGCTGAGCTGCCTGTCCTGCCTGCTGTTGAGTCCATTGCTGACTCATCTGGTCGCGAAGCAGCTGTTCTTGCAACTGATGCTGAGCTTGTGTCTCACGCTCTTGTTGTAAACGCTGCTGTTCGGCGTACTCAGCCTCTTGACGGcgcttttcctcctcttggCGACGTTGGTCAGACTCCCGTTGTGCCACAAGGGCAGATTGTTTCCTTTCATATTCTTCCAACATGCGTCGTTGTTCATCAATTTCGCCTTGAGTagcttgaggagaagagggtcGTGGcgtttctttcctttcagGTCGCTTATCCGTAGTCGGTCTCTCCGGGAGTTCGGGGGCAACCCCGTTATCAATAAGGTTAGGTGGTTCCTATCACATCAGCGCATAATTTCTCACAGAAAACCCACCTGGCCAAGTTTTGGGACATTGATGAGACCGGTGAGGTATTTGAGATTACTACATTCGTAGTAAAAGCGGCGAAGATTATAATGCTGGGCATTGTAACGCTCCCtcaatggaagaagggcatCGGCAGCATCAGTCCCTACAGTGGAGATATTAACCACGATCAGAATGTAGCTGAAACGATATGATGAGACACGAACGTCGATGCATGGCGCGGAGCATGCTTGTGATAAACTTGTAGATGCCGAAGCTTTCCTTCACAAGCGGCACCAAAGCCGAAATTCGACATTCGTTATTGGCTGAGCCTCGGAAGTGAGCAAAGATGAGTTTCTGGAACGATTCAATTTGGTCTTGAAGAGTCATCAAGTCGGTGATGGTCTCGTAGCTATCTGTCAGCTCATACATATATTAACCACTTACCCTTCGTTGGGATCATCGATATTTTTCAAACTGATATACTCCTCGTACTCGAACAGTCCATTAAATTCGGGATGATGCCGATGGAATCTGAGCTTAGCCAAAAGAAACGAGGTGTACGCCTTAATCAGGGCACCGTACCCCTTACCAGAATCTCCAACTGTTCGCCCGCAAGTTTCGAGCCATCCAGTTTGGGCATGCGCTTCTTTCAAGGTCTGTTTGTCAGCTTGTTCCATGGTCAAATGGACTCACGACGGGGTGACCCTCTTGAAGGAGCTTATGGACGACAATGAGAGCTTTGAATGTCTGTACCTCATCGGCCAAAATAGGCTGGGTTCGGAGACCATTCCAGACGGACAAAGAGGAGTGATAGTCCCAAGTATATACGATGCATTCTGCTTGTTAGCTGTGCATGAGAGCTTGTCGGCTTACTCCTGACGTGTTTCTGCTCTGCGTAAGTCGTCAGCATTACCGAAGCCAGGGCTAGGTCAGTGACTTACTAGGAGCTGTTTCTTCAGGGCTAGTAGCCTTCTTTATGTTGACACTGAGCTCTGCTTcagtcttctccttgtctACAGGCCTGGTGGGCTGATGACTGGAACCACTGGCCGCAGCTCGCACGGTGGGATAGTCGTCGTAGTCGGCATTGTGGCGGCCGAACCTGGAGAGAATGAGTGGCGCGATCCTTCTGCATGGAGGATAACTTACATGGTGGCGTGGTTGTGGTTGTGACAGAATGTCTTGGTGTAGACGGGGTGGATGGAATGGATGGAATGGATGGAATGGATGGAATGGATGGAGAGCGATGAGCTAGTATCGTAGACTACAACAGGGCTATCTGCTATCGCGGACGGCAGGACAAGAGCATGGGAGCAGCGTGGCACGTGGCACGCCGTTGCATCACCACCAACCATAAGCCATGACGTTATACAACATGTTGCCAGCGCTGATCGCCGACCCCACTCTTAATTAATTAAGCCACTACGTGTACACATGCCTATTCACTCTCCGGCTGTATGTTCCCAGTAGGCACGCATCGTGGTTTGGCCATGGAAAGCCATGAACAACCGTCACTCACTGACCATGCCTGCGTACTACTAATGATACAACGCACAACTATTACAATAATCTATCGTCCAGTAGTCACCAGCATTACCCTCATTCAAGTACGCGGCAACCGGAACATCTTGCACATTCTGCATACCCCACGTATTGGCACCGCACCCCATATTCAATCCGTCATCCCCCTCTTTGCTTAATGGATGGCACCGTTCGACCTCGATGCGTGCATCGATCGTCTTCGCAACAAACAGCTTCTCGGCGAGGCTCTGATCCGCGAGATCTGCGAGAAAACCAAAGAAGTATTGATGCGCGAGAGCAATGTTGTCCATGTCTCGTCGCCTGTTACTGTCGTCGGCGACATTCACGGGCAGTTCCACGACTTGATCGAAATATTTCGGATAGGAGGGGCGGCACCCAATACCAATTATCTTTTCCTAGGTACGAGCGACTCGCGAGTGACATTGTGCTGACTTGCCCTTAGGAGATTATGTCGACCGAGGGCTACACTCTGTAGAGACTATATCACTCCTCACTTGTCTCAAGCTTCGTTACCCTGAACGCATCCAGCTTATTCGAGGGAATCACGAGTCCAGAGCCGTTACTCAGGTTAGTAATTCTTTGAAGTGTGGTGAGCGTGTGAAGAAAAATACAAAAGAGGACTCTGAGGCTTTTGAGCCTGTGGAGATGGCTTACTTGGTGGGTCCGAGGTACGCTCATACGAGAAACCCGCCACCAGGTGAGCAAGAGAGAACGGAAATCTGATGCTCACAACCGTTTTGACCTGATTCCGGATTCATTGCTGACAATGTTAGACATACGGCTTTTATCTTGAATGTACTAGAAAATACGGATCACCTGCCGTATGGCAGTACTTTACCGACATGTTTGATTATCTCACGCTTAGCGTGGTAATCGACGATGCTATTTTCTGTGTACATGGAGGCCTAAGTCCTTCTATACACCAGATTGACCAGATCAAGATTATCGACAGGTTTAGAGAAATACCACATGAAGGCCCAATGGCTGATTTGGTATGGTCAGATCCCGATCCtgagaaagaagacttTGCAATAAGTCCCAGGTCAGTTCTTTCCATCAGGTTTACATACAGCTAACAATGAACAGGGGGGCTGGCTATACGTTTGGCGCCTCCATTGTCAAAaaattccttcatctcaaTAATATGAACCATGTACTGCGCGCCCACCAGCTCTGTATGGAAGGATATTCTGTACTTTATAATGATCAACTCAGCACTGTTTGGAGTGCCCCAAATTATTGTTATAGGTAAGTCTCACATTGATTCATATACTTGTTTCTTACCTGGATAGGTGCGGTAATATGGCGAGTATTCTGGAGGTATCTCcaggtggaagaaggttCTTCAACGTATTCAGCGCAGCGCCCGAAAATGAGGTGAGTTACGTCTTTTCATCGCGTCCAAAACGTCACTAATTCTTGTCACAGCGTGACGGTCCGAGTCAACAACAGCCAGGAAAGGTGTGTGATATTTTGCTACAAGTAATTCAGTTGAATAGCCTAACGGTTGTATCAGCAAATCGAATACTTTCTCTGATCAATACAGTACCCTGCATATCGATACCTTCACCAATCCAGAGTTCCGAATAGTTCGTCGATCAACCCGTAGCTTCTCCCTCTAATAACTTCTTTACTCCCATTCATTACGTCTTTTATATCCGGTAATGACCAATCTTTTGTCACTTTCCAGCGTTTACCTATGAATACCTTGGCCTCCCACGTACCACCCCGTACCGGCGTCGTTTTGAAGTAATGGGCAAGGGCATCAAAGAAAGATTCTTCCAGGGCAAGGGTTCTCGTGGTATCTGCGAATGCATTGATTGACACGGTTAACATCAGTCGAAAACAAACGTGAAAACGAAAACGCCTACATGATATTATCACTTCCGGCCCGAAAGTGTCGTCCTCTATATCGGCCACGCTTGAAGGCTCAGTCAGACTCAATAAAGTATATAATAGTAAGGGATACAAATGTGGAAAATATATCTAAAGTATGCTTGTTATTTGGCTAGCACTTATAACGTTTTGAACTCATACTTACAAGATCACACATGAGAACGTGAGAGATCGGACCAAACTCCTCACGAAGATGAGTAGCGGTTTGTCCCCAAGCCAATGGGCGAGCAACAACCTTAGCATGGCATTTTGGGGGCCGCCATGAGTCTATACACTTTTCGCAGAGGGGTATAACAGCTGGAAGATCCGTCAATACTATGGTGTTTTGTGGAGCCAAGTGTGCGGCGAGGTGCAAGGAAGCAACCGATTGACCAGAGCCAAGTTCAACAACACAATGCGGTCCACGGGAAGCGAAAAGAGAACATGGCGGTTCATATGCCTGCGATGGCGTAAAGTAATCGAGCAAGGGTTTCGTTGCTTCCCTGCACGGAAGCCATTTGCATCAGGCCATGTCCAGTCATCTAATTATGGAGAAGGGCAGTCTCACCAGATTCGGCCGGCGATACCGTACGCGGCGATAGCGTTTGTTTGGTTGTCAGACTGGACCTGGCCATGAGGGTGGTCATgggtgagaagaagtggcTTTATGTCTAGGTTGGGAGGAAAATTAGGGTCTGTCATAGCAATAGTAGAGAGAACGTCTTGTCTTGTCTACCTAATGCAGTAGTACTCGTCATGTCTCCCTTCTTACCATGAAATGATATTTGTTTTACGCGCCCCGCCAACTCTCTTCCCGACGTGCGTTGGGCATTTCGGCGGTTCGGTCGGACATAAGGGGATGGCTTAAACGCCGATGTAATTTGATTCCGCTTCCAGTGGTTGCCTCATCTGCTAGCGACACTTCAATTTCCGAAACGCCGGTTTCATCAATCGCAACGAGCGCCGGTGTCCAAGTTGGACGAATTCGAGGTTTCCTTCAATTCTGGTTCCTCATCCCTCAACAATACTCAAAAAGGTAGATACGCCGTCGGCTCTTCACACAGGTAGACGCTTACACTATAATTTCAGATGGCTCGTTCTAAGCCTCTCGCCCCCCACGTCGGTCGTCTCTCCCGAAGCCAGGTTGCCGCCAAACGAGGCCTCTTCAAGGGTGAGTAGGAGCAGGATTTCGTGGAGATTAGATTGTGAGGATGTTAGCAGAACGATATCTGattttttgttgttgtagGCCAGAAGGCTGGTGCCGCTCCCGCCAAAACTGAGACCCCTGCGTTcacggagaagaaggtcggCGGCAAGGCGAACGGCGAGAAGCGATTGGTCCCCACCAACAAGGCTTCCAAGTACTACCCTGCTGAGGATGTCCGCAAGCCCAAGGTATCTCGAAAGACCCCTGGCAAGACTATCCTCCGTTCCAGCATTACCCCCGGTACCG
This genomic window contains:
- a CDS encoding ubiquitin-conjugating enzyme E2 G2 translates to MFGNNNSRSQSSTATRRLMKEYRDLTADPLQDTITAGPVSEDNMLEWEALIQGPEGTPYEGGVFAAKLVFPSDYPLNPFTMTFDPPLLHPNIYPNGLVCISILHPPGDDPMQYESASERWSPVQGVRSVLLSVLSMLAEPNIESGADIECCKLYRDNKPEFERRVREQVKNLLGI
- a CDS encoding cytoskeleton assembly control protein; translation: MFGRHNADYDDYPTVRAAASGSSHQPTRPVDKEKTEAELSVNIKKATSPEETAPKQKHVRKCIVYTWDYHSSLSVWNGLRTQPILADEVQTFKALIVVHKLLQEGHPVTLKEAHAQTGWLETCGRTVGDSGKGYGALIKAYTSFLLAKLRFHRHHPEFNGLFEYEEYISLKNIDDPNEGYETITDLMTLQDQIESFQKLIFAHFRGSANNECRISALVPLVKESFGIYKFITSMLRAMHRRTDAADALLPLRERYNAQHYNLRRFYYECSNLKYLTGLINVPKLGQEPPNLIDNGVAPELPERPTTDKRPERKETPRPSSPQATQGEIDEQRRMLEEYERKQSALVAQRESDQRRQEEEKRRQEAEYAEQQRLQQERETQAQHQLQEQLLRDQMSQQWTQQQAGQAAQLQQEMLAMRGQYERDQMLLEQYDRRVKALEQELGSIGVNIGAQMSAKDELIAQLQQQIETWKNKYEALAKLYSQLRTEHLDLLNKTKGFQLKANSAQEAVDKMERMERDVKAKNLELADMIRERDRARYDLDRLKSSHREETDRIKRDLAFANERAEDASRHKSSEVSDVMSRYNRQLTELEDSLRAKQLQIDDLLRKLDEKQAEVQHVMDEKEQELAIMQEGMDSTLKQLGDLKLTQGETNQALDAQIDTLILDHRKELNVIIDSILQACMQKVDDAIYELEAPMQTGNTTATPEYTLSMIEKAMTNATEFASTFNLYLSKKSGGGQVDVIKTANEFCQALCETLVSSKGITRFAETDDSSEKLVKVAKDAGDAGYRFFLNLQSFRLLAGGKNEEAALRNNAETRSALSKLSDTVEKFVPKAKTTLTQANGDIGDIVTQEMQNAAKAIEEATQRIQVLMARPKNVSKYDSLDIQVHDAILQATLAITNAIGRLIQAATESQEEIVKEGKGTSTTQQFYKRNNRWTEGLISAAKAVAYATGLLIESADGVISGTHSLEQLIVASNEVSAATAQLVAASRVKASLMSKSQQLLELAAKAVTDACKALVKQVKLISNKQSDDEVVDYKSMPSHEFKVREMEQQVEILKLEKELGAARRRLGEMRRAGYHQETD
- a CDS encoding protein phosphatase, whose protein sequence is MAPFDLDACIDRLRNKQLLGEALIREICEKTKEVLMRESNVVHVSSPVTVVGDIHGQFHDLIEIFRIGGAAPNTNYLFLGDYVDRGLHSVETISLLTCLKLRYPERIQLIRGNHESRAVTQTYGFYLECTRKYGSPAVWQYFTDMFDYLTLSVVIDDAIFCVHGGLSPSIHQIDQIKIIDRFREIPHEGPMADLVWSDPDPEKEDFAISPRGAGYTFGASIVKKFLHLNNMNHVLRAHQLCMEGYSVLYNDQLSTVWSAPNYCYRCGNMASILEVSPGGRRFFNVFSAAPENERDGPSQQQPGKQIEYFL